A window of Mycobacterium bourgelatii genomic DNA:
GGCCTCCCATCAGGTATCCGTGCACGAACACGACGGGTCGGCCGGCTTCGGGACCGGTTGCTTCGTAATGGATGGTTCCGGCATTAATGTCGATCGTCGACATGAGGACTCCCACGAGATAAAGTTACAAACAATCTGCCGGTAACTTACCAACAGGGTGTATGGAAATCAAGAGGCGTACTCAGGAGGAGCGCTCGGCGGCGACGCGCGAGGCGTTGATAACGGCTGCCCGGACGCTGTGGGGCCAGCGCGGATATGCCGATGTGGGAACACCGGAGATCGCCAAGGAGGCGGGTGTCACCAGGGGCGCGATGTATCACCAATTCGCCGACAAGGCAGCGCTATTCGGAGACGTCGTCGAGACCGTCGAGCAGGATGTCATGGGCCGGATGGCCGTCTTGGTGGCCGAGTCGGGTGCGACGACTCCTGCGGACGCGATCCGCGCGGCGGTCGACGCGTGGCTGGAGGTCTCTGGTGATCCGGAGGTCCGCCAGCTGATCTTGTTGGACGCGCCTGCGGTGCTCGGGTGGGCTGCATTCCGGGACGTCGCCCAGCGTTACAGCCTTGGCATGACCGAACAGTTGATCAGCGAGGCGATCAAGGCGGGCCAATTGGCTCGCCAACCCGTGCGCCCGCTGGCCCAGGTGCTGATCGGAGCGCTCGACGAGGCGGCGATGTACATCGCTACCGCCGAGGATCCCAAGCGCGCCCGCAAGGAGACCAGACAAGTCCTGCGTCGCATCATCGACGGCATGCTGAACGGGTAGTGGGCAGCTGTAGTCGGACTTGGTGAGGTAGTCGGGCTGCGCCCGTCGTCGGGTGCTGGCCTAGACGCTTTCCCGTCGCTGAGCCTGAAACCCTGCAGGTCCCTTCTCGATCTTTTCCTGCAAGTCTTCAGGCTCGTGATGTGGGTGGGTTGGTTGTCGTGATGCGTGGTCGCCGTTAGGCGCGAGCCTGAAACCCTGCAGGTCCCTTCTCGATCTTTTCCTGCAAGTCTTCAGGCTCGTGATGTGGGTGGGTTGGTTGTCGTGATGCGTGGTCGCCGTTAGGTGCGAGCCTGAAACCCTGCAGGTCCCTTCTCGATCTTTTCCTGCAGGGTTTCAGGCTCGGTGAAGTGGGTCTGGTCGCGAGCCCCTCAACCGCCGGCGGGTCGCACCGCGCCTTACTATCTGATAAATTCTTCAATTGTTCGAATCATGAACTAGTGAAGTCTTCAGGAGATGGGATTGGATTCAGCGCCGCTGTACAAGCTGAAGGCCGAGTTCTTCAAGACGCTGGGACACCCGGCGCGAATCCGGATCTTGGAGCTGCTGGTCGATCGGGATCGCTCGGTCGCCGAGCTGCTGACGTCTGACATCGGGCTCGAATCATCGAACCTGTCCCAACAGCTGGGCGTCCTGCGCCGGGCGGGTGTCGTCGTCGCGCGACGCGACGGCAATTCGGTCATCTATTCGATCGCGTCACCGGATATCGCCGAACTGCTGGCAGTGGCGCGCACGGTCTTGGCGCGGGTGCTCAGCGATCGAGTTGCGGTGCTGGACGACCTGCGCGCCAGCGGCGCGAAGTAGCAACGCCATGGGCTGGCTCAGGAAGATCTTCCGCGTTGGGCGGGTCGTCGAACCGGCCGGCAGCGCCCCCACTCCGGTAGCAGAACGGCCGACCGGGCTGCGGGGTTCGCTGCAGATCCGGCACGTTGACGCGGGTTCCTGCAACGGGTGCGAGGTGGAGATCTCGGGCGCGTTCGGACCGGTGTACGACGCTGAGCGGTTCGGTGCGCGGCTGGTCGCCTCGCCGCGGCACAGCGATGCGCTGCTGGTGACCGGGGTGGTGACACACAACATGGCCGGCCCGCTGCGGAACACTGTCGAGGCGACGCCGCGTCCGCGGGTGGTGATCGCGTGCGGCGATTGCGCGCTGAACCGAGGGGTCTTCGCGGACGCGTACGGCGTCGTCGGAGCGGTTGGCGAGGTGGTGCCCGTCGACGTCGAGATCCCAGGGTGCCCCCCGACACCCGCTGAAATCGTGGCGGCGCTGCGCTCGGTGACCGGACGATGACGACCACCACACCGGTGGCCACCGGCGCAGCACCGTCGAACTTGTCGTCCGGCAGCAACTTCGGTCCGGTCATCAGTGGCATCGCCACATCGGTAGTGGGTGCCGTCGGGGTCGGATTGGGTCTGCTGGGCGTGTTCGGGTCACCCCGTGCGGTGCACGTGGGTTGGCTGCTTCCGCTGTCAGGACTGCAGATCGAACTCGATCCGCTGGGCGGGTTCTTCATGACCATCACCGGTGCGGTGGCGGTTCCGGTCGGCTGCTACCTGGTCGGGTACGCGCGCCGTGAACACTTGGGCCGGGTCCCGCTGGGGGTCCTTCCGTTGTTCGTAGCCGCGATGCTGCTGGTGCCGGCCGGGGGCTCGGTGACGACCTTCCTGCTCGCGTGGGAGCTGATGGCGATCTCGTCGCTGATCCTGGTGTTGTCCGAGCACACGCGCCCACAGGTGCGCTCGGCCGGCCTGCTGTACGCCGTGATGACCCAGCTGGGTTTCGTTTCGATTTTGGTCGGGCTGATGGTGTTGGCCGCCGCTGGCGGAGTGGACCGTTTTGGGGACTTCGGGGACCTCGGCAGCGTCTCGGCTGGGACCCGCGCCGTCGTGTTTGTGCTGACCCTGATCGGTTTCGGATCAAAGGCCGGCCTGGTGCCGTTGCACGCCTGGCTGCCACGCGCTCATCCGGAAGCCCCTAGTCCGGTATCGGCGTTGATGAGCGCGGCGATGGTCAACCTTGGCATCTACGGCATCGTCCGCGTCGATGTGCAGCTGCTCGGGCCGGGGCCCCGCTGGTGGGGGCTCACCCTGCTGGCCGTCGGTGGCGCGTCCGCCTTGTACGGAGTGCTGCAGGCCTCGGTCGCCACCGACCTCAAGCGCCTACTGGCCTACTCGACGACCGAGAACATGGGCCTGATCACGATGGCGCTCGGTGCGGCAATGCTTTTCGCGAACGTCGGGGTCGTCGCACCCGCACTGGTCGCCACCGCAGCGGCGGTGCTGCACTTGATGGCGCACGCGGCGTTCAAGAGCCTCGGATTCCTGGCGGCCGGGTCGGTGCTCGCCGCGACCGGGGTGCGGGACCTCGATCTGCTCGGCGGGCTGGCTCGCCGGATGCCCGCGACCACCGTCTTTTTCGGCGTGGCTGCGCTCGGCGCGTGCGGGCTGCCGTTGGGCGCCGGCTTCGTCAGCGAGTGGTTGCTGATCCAGGCGCTGATCCATGCCGCACCCGGGCAGGACCCGATGGTGGCGCTGACGACGCCGCTGGCGGTCGGGGTGGTCGCGCTTGCGACGGGGCTGAGTGTGGCGGCGATGGTCAAAGCGTTCGGGATTGGGTTTCTCGCCCGCCCGCGGTCCAGCCAGGCCGACGACGCGCGCGAGGCGCCGGCCAGCATGCGAGCGGGCATGACCATCGTGGCTGCCGCATGTCTGGTGTTGGCGGCGGCGCCGCTGATAGTTGCGCCGATCATGCGGCGGGTCCTGGCAATGTTGCCCATCGCGAGAGCCATGGAGTTCACCGATTTCGGTGCGGTGGTGCGCCTTCCGGGATTGTCCGGGTCGGTGGCGCCAGCCGTGATCTGCGCCGGTGTCGTTGGCGCGGCGGTGGTGGCCGCCGGTCTCGCCAGGTGGCGCTCCCGCCGGCGCCCCGCGCCGGTCAGATTGCCGTTATGGGCCTGCGGCGCAGATGAACTCACCCCACGCATGCAATACACGGCAACCTCGTTCGCCGAACCGCTGCAGCGTGTGTTCGACGATGTGTTGCGCCCGGACACCGACATCGAAGTCACCCACTCGGCCGAGTCGCGCTATTTTGCCTACAAGATCACCTACCGATCGACGGTCAATGACGCGATCGAACAACGCCTCTATGCGCCGGTGGCACGGTGGGTGGTCGCCGTGGCCGGGCTGATGCGTCGCGCTCACACCGGCAGCGTGCATGCCTACTTGGCCTACGGCGCATTGGGCGTGTTGATCATCCTGGTGGTGTCCCGATGAACGTGATGTCTTACGTCGCGGGAGCGGCCCAGATCGGTGCGGTCGTGATCGGGGCACCGCTCGTTGTTGGCGCCACGCGTCAGGTCCGGGCCCGCTGGGAGGGCCGAGCCGGCGGCGGTCTGCTACAGCCATGGCGCGATCTGGTCAAACAGCTTGGCAAACAACAGATCACGCCGGCCGGAACGACGATAATCTTTGCCGCCGCGCCGGCGATCGTGGCCGGGACTACGTTGCTGATCGCCGCGATCGCACCGCTCGTCGCCACCGGGTCGCCCTTGGACGCCAGCGCCGACCTGTTCGCAGTGGTCGGGCTGTTGTTCCTGGGAACCGTCGCACTGACGCTGGCCGGAATCGATACCGGCACCTCGTTCGGCGGCATGGGTGCGAGCCGGGAGATCACTATCGCCGCACTCGTGGAGCCGACGATCCTGCTCGCGGTGTTCGCGCTGTCCATCCCGGCGGGATCGGCCAATCTCGGTGCCCTGGTAGAAAGTACGATCGAGCACCCGGGCCACGTCGTGTCGCTGGCCGGTGTCCTCGCATTCGGGGCTTTGGTCATCGTCATCGTTGCCGAAACCGGCCGGCTGCCCGTGGACAATCCGGCGACCCACCTGGAACTGACCATGGTGCACGAAGCGATGGTCCTCGAATATGCCGGACCGCGGCTCGCTCTCGTGGAGTGGGCTGCCGGCATGCGGCTCACCGTCCTGCTGGCGTTGTTGGCGAATCTGTTCTTGCCGTGGGGGATTGCCGGTTCCCACCCCACCGCACTGGAAGTGCTGATCGGTCTGGCGGCGGTGGTAACCAAGGTGGCGATTCTCGCGGTCCTGCTCGCGACGTTCGAGGTGTTCGTCGCCAAGCTGCGTTTGTTCAGGGTGCCCGAACTGCTAGCCGGGTCGTTTCTGTTGTCGTTGCTCGCGGTGACAGCCGCCAACTTCTTCACCGTTCAGACCTGAGGCCCACCAATGACCGACGCCAACTTCTCGATCCTGCTTGACTTTGCCGCCGGAGGCCTCGTGCTTGCGTCGGCAATGATCGTCTGGCGACGCGATCTGCGCGCGATCGTGCGACTGCTGGCGTGGCAGGGTGCGGCCGTCGCGGCGATCCCGTTGCTGCGCGGCATCCACGATCACGATCGTGCGCTCTTGGCGGTGGGCGTCGCTGTGTTCGTGCTACGGGTGGCGGTATTGCCGGCTCTGTTGTCGCGCGCGGTGGGGGCCGAACCTGTCGCGTACCGGGAGGCGACGCCGCTGGTAAATACCACCAGCTCGCTGCTGATAGCCGGCGGTCTGACCGTGGCCGCTTTCGCGATCACTCGGCCGATCGTCAATCTGCATCCCGGCGTCACCATAAATGCGGTGCCTGCCGCCTTTGCGGTGGTGCTGATCGCGCTGTTCGTGTTGACCACGCGACGCCACGCGGTTTCGCAGGCTGCCGGTTTCCTGCTGCTGGACAACGGGATTGCGGCAACGGCATTCCTGCTGACCGCCGGGGTGCCGATGATCGTCGAACTCGGTGCTTCGTTGGATGTGTTGTTCGCCATCATCGTGATCGGTGTCCTTACCGGCCGGTTGCGCCGCACCTTCGGCGATGCCGACCTGGACAAGTTGCATGAATTGCGGGACTGATGACCGTTCTTCTACTCGTCGCGATCCTCGCTCCCGTCGCAGCGTCCGTTGCCACATTCGTCGCCGGATGGCGGCGCACGACCGCAATTTTGACCGTGCTGTCTGCGGCGACCGTGCTGGCGTGCGCTGCGGGGCTTGGATTTCAGGTTGGGTCTGGGATCCAGTTCGCGCTCGGTGGACTGCTGCGCGCCGACGCGCTCACGGTGATCATGCTCATCGTCATCGGAATCGTTGGCACGCTGGCCACCTGGGCAAGCATCGGGTACATCGACGACGAACTCGCGCACGGCCACGCCGAACCGCGTGATGCCCACCTGTATGGCGTCCTGACGCCGGCGTTCTTGGCGGCGATGGTCATCGCGGTGTGCGCCAACAATATTGGCGTGATTTGGGTGGCGATCGAGGCCACCACGGTGATTACCGCGTTCCTGGTAGGCCATCGCCGCACCCGCACCGCGCTGGAGGCCACCTGGAAATATGTGGTGATCTGCTCGGTCGGCATCGCCGTCGCGTTCCTGGGCACCGTGCTGCTGTATTTCGCCGCCCGATGCGCCGACGCGCCCGCTGCGCACGCGCTAAACCTCGACGTCCTAACCGCACACGCCGCTAGCCTCGACCCGGCCGTCACGCGGTTGGCCGGCGGTCTTCTCCTCATCGGCTACGGCGCCAAGGCGGGGCTGTTCCCGTTCCACACTTGGCTGGCCGACGCGCACAGCCAAGCCCCCGCGCCGGTATCCGCGTTGATGAGCGGCGTGCTGCTGGCGGTGGCGTTCTCGGTGCTCATCCGGTTGCGGCCCATCGTCGACGCGGCCACCGGACCCACCTTCTTGCGCACCGGGTTGCTGGTGGTCGGGCTGGCGACGCTGCTCATCGCGGCACTGATGCTCACCGTTACCGGGGACGTCAAGCGAATGCTGGCCTACTCGTCGATGGAGAACATGGGTCTGATCGCGATCGCCGCCGCTGCCGGTACCAGACTGGCGATCGCCGCGCTGCTGCTGCACGTGCTCGCCCACGGGATCGGCAAGACCGTGCTATTCCTGGCCGGCGGTCAGTTGCAGTCCGCGCACGACTCCACCGCCATCGCCGACATCAACGGCGTCGCGCGAAGATCTCGACTGATCAGCGTGTCGTTCGCCGCGGGCCTGGTCGTCTTACTCGGGCTGCCCCCATTCGCCATGTTCGCCAGCGAGTTGGCGATCGCGCGCTCACTGGCGAATGCGGGGCTGGCCTGGGCGCTGGGCGTGGCGATGCTGCTGGTTGCGATCGCATTCACCGCTTTGGCCCGCAATTCCGGACGCATGCTGCTGGGCGCGCCGGCCGCGGGTGCCCCGTCGATCAGTGTGCCGGTCACGGTTGCAACGGCCCTGGTCGTCGGCGTTGCCGCGTCGGCAGCGCTCGGCGTGACGGCCGGCCCACTCACCGACTTGTTCACCGTTGCCGCTAGCAGTGGGGCCGTGCGATGAACCGGCAGCGGATCAGACACCGCGTGTCGGCGCAGCAGGGGCTCGTCGAGATGGCCGAGCGGCTCCTGGCTGATGCCTTCCGCCTAGCGCTGGTCGCCGCACACGATGACGGCGACAGGCTGCGCGTCGTGTACCTGTTCCTGGCGGGTCGGCCCGATCGGCGAATCGAATTGGAATGCCTGCTGCCCCATGATGATCCGACGCTACGTTCGCTGGCCTATCTATCATTTCCCGCCGGCCGGTTCGAGCGTGAGATGGCTGACCTGTTCGGAATTCGCCCGGTCGGCCATCCAAAGCTCCGACGGTTGGTTCGCCACGCGCATTGGCCCGATTGGCATCCCATGCGTACCGATGCGGGCCCCACACCGGAATTCGGCGCTACCGGAGCCTTTCCATTTTTGACCGTGGAAGGACCCGGGGTATACGAGATCCCGGTCGGCCCCGTGCATGCCGGCCTGATCGAACCCGGTCACTTCCGCTTCTCGGTGGCCGGTGAGACCGTGCTGCGACTCAAGGCGCGACTGTGGTACGTGCACCGTGGCATCGAAAGGCTTTTCCACAGCAGAACGGCAACGCAGGCAACCGATCTGGCCGAACGCATCAGTGGCGATACGTCCGCGGCCCACGCCCTCGCCCACAGCCTGGCAATCGAAGACGCCGTGAGGATCGAGCTGCCCGACGAGGTTCACCGGCTGCGCGCACTGGTCATCGAGCTCGAACGACTCTATAACCATGCGGCAGATCTGGGTGCGCTCGCCAACGATGTCGGCTACTCCCTCGCCAACGCACATGCCCAGCGAATCCGCGAGAAGTTGTTGCGGCTCAATGCCGCCGTCACCGGACACCGGTTGCTGCGCGGTGCCATCCGCCCGGGTGGGGTTGTGTTGCGAAGCCTCCCCGACGTCAGCGAAGTGCGTGCGCTCGCCGCCGACATCGACGAGGTCGCCGCACTGACGCTGGCCAACAGCGTGGTCTACGACCGGTTTTCCGGTACCGCCGTCTTGCACCACGATGACGCGTGCGCCCTCGGCTGCCTGGGATATGTCGCCCGCGCCAGCGGCTTGCGCACCGACGCTCGAGTCGACCATCCCACCACCGATCTTCCCATCACCGAGGTCGGCTCGTCCGACGGCGATGTCCTCGCCCGGTACACCGTGCGACGCGACGAGGTCGCCGCGTCCGCCAACCTCATCCAGACGATCGTCCAATCACACACCGGGCAAACGGAATATGACGCCATGGTTGAGTCGGTCGATACGCTCAGCAGTGGCGTCGGCATAGTCGAGGGCTGGCGCGGAACGATCGTGCACCGAGTGGAGATCGACGCCGGTAATCGGATCACCCGGGCCAAAATCGTCGACCCCTCCTGGTTCAACTGGCCCGCCCTGCCCGTCGCGATGGCCGACACGATTGTCCCCGACTTTCCGTTGGCCAATAAGAGCTTCAACCAGTCCTACGCGGGCAACGATCTTTAGCGATTATGATGCGGGCCATGGCGGCTAGTAGTGGCGTGGGTATTGCTGCGTGGCTACTGGCAACGACCGCCTCCTTGGCCGGCATAGCCCCAGCGGCGGCCGACCCCAACGTTGTGCTCCCCCCGATCGCGTCGACCGGCGGTGGGCCGATCGTCGGCGGTGGAGATGATTCCGCGCAGCAACGAATTTCGCAGCAACTGATGCACTTTCCCGACGTTCAACAGGGCGACGGCGCGGATGCCGCTTCGTTCATCATGGACTCGGCCTCGTTGTCCAATCCGCGCTTCTCTTCGACCTTCGAACCACTGCGGCGCGCGCTGGGATGTCAGAAAGACACCTCGTTCGGAGCGCGTGCCTACCGGCGGGCCGACGGATTGTGGGGCGGCGCAGTGCTTGTCATCGCTCAGAGCGCGACGCCGGACATGGAGGCGCTAACCGCTTGCATCAAGCCGTGGCCAGGGTCGATGGTAGGCGGCAGGTGCACCAGCGGTTGGACCTATCCGACCTCCGGTGAAAACCACCGTCCGGAAACGTATTACGTTCTGCTGGCCGGAACGTCCGGCGACTTCTGCGCGTCGTTCGACAGAAACTACACCAATTACGCCACCCCGTGGCCTTAAGTGGCCCTAAGCGAGCCTAAGCGTTACTCGGCGGCCGCGATCGTCTGTCGGGCAAGCTCCGTGACGATGTCGCACGGGTTGGGGAACGGCTTCCTGATGAATTGCGCCGACCACTCGAAGAAGTCGTCGTTGAACTGGATTCCGACGTCGCAGAGCCGGTCACCGAGTCTGGCATCACGCGCGATCGCGATGAAGCCATGGTGCCCGTCGATGGTGATGTCCTCGACGTGGCTGCGTGACAGCTCTTCGTTCTTTCGCTCGCGTCCGATCGGGCTGCCGCGATACCAGCTGAACGAGAACCACGGCCCGCTGATGCTGCCGTTGACCAACCACTGACAACCCACCGAGTTGCGCGCCGTAGCGACCACCCCGGAAATGCCGGTCAATCTGCTGATGGTCTCATCGGTGACCCCGCCGCATTCCGGGAAAGACGGGCCGTGCTTCGCGGCGGGTTTGGCTGACGTCGTACTGGCGTCGGTCGGCGGACCACCGCCGGATTTGTCGCCGTCACACGCTGCAACCAGCGGCAGATGCAGCGCGGCCAGGAGCAGCAGAGCAAAAGCTTTGCGGCTTACTGGTTTAGTGGTGGACATCATCGGACTCTAGGTCGAAACACATCGTTGATTCGGTCGAAGCCAGCATGGAGCGCGCACTGAGGGGACAGCGCCGATCAGTGCATTCACCCGGGACTCGGGTATTGCGGGCACTCGTCCATTCTCGCCCATCCTGCACATATCACTAAATGATTGCCGCCGGACAGCCGAATCACCCACCCGCACCGCAACATTGAACGACTTCGTGACTGACCAGAGTAGGACCGGACCATCGATGCGCGGGTGACTTTCCTTTATCAGTTGTTCCCCCAACGTCATGCTGGCGAAATTTCCAGACGCGATTCACCAGCCACGCGACGGCCAAGTCCGACCTCGCCGAGCGAGCGTCCCGTGATCCCGGGCCAGGCAACCCGGCCGGCGCCGCGAGCTTCATCGCGCGGCGTAGCGGAGGACAACGAGATGTCGGAGGGCGTGCAACGTGGTTTGCACGCCGGCGCAAACGAATTCGTAGAGTTCGGAC
This region includes:
- a CDS encoding lsr2/espR transcriptional regulator translates to MDSAPLYKLKAEFFKTLGHPARIRILELLVDRDRSVAELLTSDIGLESSNLSQQLGVLRRAGVVVARRDGNSVIYSIASPDIAELLAVARTVLARVLSDRVAVLDDLRASGAK
- a CDS encoding TetR/AcrR family transcriptional regulator gives rise to the protein MEIKRRTQEERSAATREALITAARTLWGQRGYADVGTPEIAKEAGVTRGAMYHQFADKAALFGDVVETVEQDVMGRMAVLVAESGATTPADAIRAAVDAWLEVSGDPEVRQLILLDAPAVLGWAAFRDVAQRYSLGMTEQLISEAIKAGQLARQPVRPLAQVLIGALDEAAMYIATAEDPKRARKETRQVLRRIIDGMLNG
- a CDS encoding NADH-quinone oxidoreductase subunit B family protein — its product is MGWLRKIFRVGRVVEPAGSAPTPVAERPTGLRGSLQIRHVDAGSCNGCEVEISGAFGPVYDAERFGARLVASPRHSDALLVTGVVTHNMAGPLRNTVEATPRPRVVIACGDCALNRGVFADAYGVVGAVGEVVPVDVEIPGCPPTPAEIVAALRSVTGR
- a CDS encoding proton-conducting transporter transmembrane domain-containing protein — protein: MTVLLLVAILAPVAASVATFVAGWRRTTAILTVLSAATVLACAAGLGFQVGSGIQFALGGLLRADALTVIMLIVIGIVGTLATWASIGYIDDELAHGHAEPRDAHLYGVLTPAFLAAMVIAVCANNIGVIWVAIEATTVITAFLVGHRRTRTALEATWKYVVICSVGIAVAFLGTVLLYFAARCADAPAAHALNLDVLTAHAASLDPAVTRLAGGLLLIGYGAKAGLFPFHTWLADAHSQAPAPVSALMSGVLLAVAFSVLIRLRPIVDAATGPTFLRTGLLVVGLATLLIAALMLTVTGDVKRMLAYSSMENMGLIAIAAAAGTRLAIAALLLHVLAHGIGKTVLFLAGGQLQSAHDSTAIADINGVARRSRLISVSFAAGLVVLLGLPPFAMFASELAIARSLANAGLAWALGVAMLLVAIAFTALARNSGRMLLGAPAAGAPSISVPVTVATALVVGVAASAALGVTAGPLTDLFTVAASSGAVR
- a CDS encoding respiratory chain complex I subunit 1 family protein, whose translation is MSYVAGAAQIGAVVIGAPLVVGATRQVRARWEGRAGGGLLQPWRDLVKQLGKQQITPAGTTIIFAAAPAIVAGTTLLIAAIAPLVATGSPLDASADLFAVVGLLFLGTVALTLAGIDTGTSFGGMGASREITIAALVEPTILLAVFALSIPAGSANLGALVESTIEHPGHVVSLAGVLAFGALVIVIVAETGRLPVDNPATHLELTMVHEAMVLEYAGPRLALVEWAAGMRLTVLLALLANLFLPWGIAGSHPTALEVLIGLAAVVTKVAILAVLLATFEVFVAKLRLFRVPELLAGSFLLSLLAVTAANFFTVQT
- a CDS encoding proton-conducting transporter transmembrane domain-containing protein; amino-acid sequence: MTTTTPVATGAAPSNLSSGSNFGPVISGIATSVVGAVGVGLGLLGVFGSPRAVHVGWLLPLSGLQIELDPLGGFFMTITGAVAVPVGCYLVGYARREHLGRVPLGVLPLFVAAMLLVPAGGSVTTFLLAWELMAISSLILVLSEHTRPQVRSAGLLYAVMTQLGFVSILVGLMVLAAAGGVDRFGDFGDLGSVSAGTRAVVFVLTLIGFGSKAGLVPLHAWLPRAHPEAPSPVSALMSAAMVNLGIYGIVRVDVQLLGPGPRWWGLTLLAVGGASALYGVLQASVATDLKRLLAYSTTENMGLITMALGAAMLFANVGVVAPALVATAAAVLHLMAHAAFKSLGFLAAGSVLAATGVRDLDLLGGLARRMPATTVFFGVAALGACGLPLGAGFVSEWLLIQALIHAAPGQDPMVALTTPLAVGVVALATGLSVAAMVKAFGIGFLARPRSSQADDAREAPASMRAGMTIVAAACLVLAAAPLIVAPIMRRVLAMLPIARAMEFTDFGAVVRLPGLSGSVAPAVICAGVVGAAVVAAGLARWRSRRRPAPVRLPLWACGADELTPRMQYTATSFAEPLQRVFDDVLRPDTDIEVTHSAESRYFAYKITYRSTVNDAIEQRLYAPVARWVVAVAGLMRRAHTGSVHAYLAYGALGVLIILVVSR
- a CDS encoding hydrogenase large subunit produces the protein MNRQRIRHRVSAQQGLVEMAERLLADAFRLALVAAHDDGDRLRVVYLFLAGRPDRRIELECLLPHDDPTLRSLAYLSFPAGRFEREMADLFGIRPVGHPKLRRLVRHAHWPDWHPMRTDAGPTPEFGATGAFPFLTVEGPGVYEIPVGPVHAGLIEPGHFRFSVAGETVLRLKARLWYVHRGIERLFHSRTATQATDLAERISGDTSAAHALAHSLAIEDAVRIELPDEVHRLRALVIELERLYNHAADLGALANDVGYSLANAHAQRIREKLLRLNAAVTGHRLLRGAIRPGGVVLRSLPDVSEVRALAADIDEVAALTLANSVVYDRFSGTAVLHHDDACALGCLGYVARASGLRTDARVDHPTTDLPITEVGSSDGDVLARYTVRRDEVAASANLIQTIVQSHTGQTEYDAMVESVDTLSSGVGIVEGWRGTIVHRVEIDAGNRITRAKIVDPSWFNWPALPVAMADTIVPDFPLANKSFNQSYAGNDL
- a CDS encoding DUF3558 domain-containing protein, with product MMSTTKPVSRKAFALLLLAALHLPLVAACDGDKSGGGPPTDASTTSAKPAAKHGPSFPECGGVTDETISRLTGISGVVATARNSVGCQWLVNGSISGPWFSFSWYRGSPIGRERKNEELSRSHVEDITIDGHHGFIAIARDARLGDRLCDVGIQFNDDFFEWSAQFIRKPFPNPCDIVTELARQTIAAAE